The Bacillota bacterium genome includes a window with the following:
- the lexA gene encoding transcriptional repressor LexA, translating to MSELSAREKQILAFIAKETESRGYPPSVREIGHAVGLKSTSTVHGYLASLERKGHIRRDPVKPRAIEVLMDGDAVPVPARGVVSIPVVGRVTAGAPILAVENIDEYFPLPRSFAGESEVFMLKVSGESMIGAGILDGDYVIVRRQAAAANGDIVVALIEDEATVKRFFHEDGHIRLEPENPAFSALITEKATVLGKVVGLVRRIH from the coding sequence ATGTCCGAACTCTCCGCGCGGGAGAAGCAGATCCTCGCTTTCATAGCCAAGGAAACCGAGAGTCGGGGTTACCCCCCGTCCGTGAGGGAGATCGGCCACGCTGTCGGGCTCAAGTCCACTTCAACCGTCCACGGATACCTGGCGTCGTTGGAGAGGAAAGGGCACATCCGGAGGGATCCCGTAAAGCCGAGGGCCATCGAGGTGCTTATGGATGGCGACGCGGTTCCCGTGCCCGCGCGGGGCGTCGTAAGCATCCCTGTGGTGGGGCGTGTCACCGCTGGGGCTCCCATACTGGCAGTAGAGAATATCGACGAGTACTTCCCCCTGCCCCGGTCTTTTGCCGGTGAGTCGGAAGTGTTCATGCTCAAGGTATCAGGTGAGAGCATGATTGGGGCGGGGATCCTTGATGGTGACTATGTCATCGTCCGTCGGCAGGCTGCGGCCGCCAACGGCGATATCGTCGTCGCGCTGATAGAAGATGAGGCGACCGTGAAGCGGTTCTTCCACGAGGACGGCCACATCCGACTGGAGCCCGAGAATCCCGCTTTCTCCGCTCTCATAACCGAGAAAGCCACGGTCCTGGGAAAGGTCGTAGGGCTGGTTCGCAGGATACACTGA